From Alosa sapidissima isolate fAloSap1 chromosome 7, fAloSap1.pri, whole genome shotgun sequence, the proteins below share one genomic window:
- the rerea gene encoding arginine-glutamic acid dipeptide repeats protein isoform X5: protein MNVKWYYRQSEVPDSVYQHLVQDRNNENDSGRELVITDPVVKSRELFISDYVDTYHAAALRGKCNITHFSDIFAAREFKARIDSFFYILGYNPETRRLNSTQGEIRVGPSHQAKLPDLQPFPSPGGQSVTEKEELVWMPGVNDCDLLMYLRAARSMAAFAGMCDGGSTEDGCLAASRDDTTLNALNTLHESSYDAGKALQRLVKKPVPKLIEKCWSEDEVKRFIKGLRQYGKNFFRIRKDLLPNKETGELITFYYYWKKTPEAASSRAHRRHRRQPVFRRIKTRTASTPVNTPSRPPSSEFLDLSSASEDDFDSEDSEQELKGYACRHCFSTTSKDWHHGGRENILLCTDCRIHFKKYGELPPIEKPVDPPPFMFKPVKEEEDGLSGKHSMRTRRNRGSMSTLRSGRKKQTASPDGRASPTTEDLRSSGRTSPSAASTSSTDSKTDSMKKPTKKIKEEAPSPMKSAKRQREKGTSDTEESERASAKKSKTQELSRPDSPSEFEGEGEGESSDGRSVNDEGSSDPKDIDQDNRSSSPSIPSPRDNESDSDSSAQQHLQAQHPPVIQCQPGAMPSAAPNPQSSASALSSSSSSSSSATATVTPNPPTSVAPPALPPQVSPAGPPVPMPPQPPMPPTTGPLSLIQSAGAPSLHPQRLPSPHSPLPQSLPQAPASSQTASQALAPPLPPPPPPHHGPLPPMAHLQGGPPHLPPHGHPAHGMPPQPFPHSQAQVPPSGSHPGQPQPSALSQRERERERERERDRERERERDRDRDQQPPSHMPPTSQPSSQGAPQPPREQPLPPASISMPHIKPPPTTPIPQMPSAPSSHKHAPHLAAPPPFPQMPSNLPPPPALKPLSSLSTHHPPSAHPPPLQLMPQSQQLQPPPAQPPVLTQSQSLPASTGHGPPQPPPLPPSAAAAAAAAAAAAAASHGLPSQPPFPPHPFIPGGSAVLPPSSVVPPPSSAASMPGLPPVASSISMPLPASVSASLPGPSSVAMPAIQIKEEPLDEAEEPESPPPPQRSPSPEPTIVNTPSHASQSARFYKHLDRGYNTCARTDFYFTPLASSKLAKKREEALEKAKREAEQKAREEKEKEREREKEREREREREKEAERAAKASSSSHEGRMSEPPMPGPAHMRPSFDGPPTTIAAVPPYIGPDTPALRTLSEYARPHVMSPTNRNHPFFMSLNPSDPLLAYHMPGLYNADPGLRERELREREMREREIREREMRERMKPGFEVKPPELEGLHPSANPMEHFARHGAAISLPHMAGPHPFASFHPGLNPLERERLALAGAGPQLRPDMTYPERLAAERLAAERMASVAANDPIARLQMFNVTPHHHQHSHIHSHLHLHQQDPLHQGSGAHPLVDPLAAGPHLARFPYPPGAIPNALLGQPPHEHEMLRHPVFVRHGSALCIPPGTPYPARDLPGGLPPHMSAAHQLQAMHAQSAELQRLAMEQQWLHGHPHMHGGPLPGQEDYYSRLKKESDKQL, encoded by the exons TCAACGACTGTGATCTGCTCATGTACCTTAGGGCAGCCAG gagCATGGCAGCGTTTGCGGGGATGTGTGACGGAGGTTCCACAGAGGATGGCTGCCTAGCTGCTTCCAGAGACGACACCACACTCAATGCGCTAAACACT CTGCACGAGAGTAGTTACGACGCTGGGAAGGCCCTGCAGCGGCTGGTCAAGAAGCCTGTGCCCAAACTCATCGAGAAGTGTTGGTCAGAGGACGAAGTG AAACGGTTCATTAAAGGACTGAGACAGTACGGCAAAAACTTCTTCAGGATTCGGAAAGACCTACTTCCCAACAAGGAAACG GGCGAACTGATCACGTTCTACTACTACTGGAAGAAGACGCCCGAGGCGGCCAGCTCACGAGCCCACCGCCGCCACCGAAGACAGCCCGTCTTCCGCCGCATCAAGACCCGGACCGCCTCCACGCCCGTCAACACTCCCTCACGCCCCCCCTCCAGCGAGTTTC TGGACCTGAGCTCAGCCAGTGAGGATGACTTTGACAGCGAGGACAGCGAACAGGAGCTGAAGGGCTACGCCTGCCGCCACTGTTTCTCCACCA CTTCTAAAGACTGGCACCACGGAGGCCGGGAGAACATCTTACTGTGCACCGACTGCCGGATCCACTTCAAGAAGTACGGCGAGCTACCACCCATCGAAAAGCCCGTGGACCCGCCTCCGTTCATGTTCAAACCCGtcaaagaggaagaggatgggCTCAGCGGCAAGCATAGCATGAGGACCCGACGCAACCGAGGCTCG ATGTCGACGCTACGAAGTGGCCGTAAGAAGCAGACAGCCAGCCCCGATGGCAGAGCCTCCCCCACCACCGAGGACCTGCGCTCCAGCGGACGCACCTCACCCAGCGCAGCGAGCACGTCCAGCACAGACAGCAAGACCGACTCCATGAAGAAACCcaccaag AAAATCAAGGAGGAAGCTCCATCGCCCATGAAGAGTGCCAAACGTCAGCGGGAGAAGGGCACCTCGGACACGGAGGAGTCGGAGAGGGCGAGCGCCAAGAAGTCGAAGACTCAG GAGCTAAGTCGACCGGACTCGCCATCGGAGTTcgagggagagggtgagggcGAGAGCTCAGACGGACGCAGTGTGAACGACGAGGGCAGCAGTGACCCCAAGGACATCGACCAGGACAACCGCAGCTCCTCGCCTAGCATCCCCAGCCCGCGCGACAACGAGAGCGACTCGGACTCGTCGGCCCAGCAGCACCTGCAGGCCCAGCACCCGCCCGTCATCCAGTGCCAGCCGGGCGCCATGCCCTCCGCCGCCCCCAACCCCCAATCATCCGCCTCCGCCTTGTCATCGTCCTCTTCTTCGTCTTCATCCGCGACAGCGACGGTCACTCCAAACCCCCCGACGTCAGTCGCGCCCCCAGCCTTACCTCCGCAGGTGTCCCCTGCCGGGCCTCCGGTGCCCATGCCCCCTCAGCCCCCCATGCCCCCCACGACGGGCCCACTCTCGCTCATCCAGTCGGCCGGCGCACCCTCACTCCACCCGCAGCGGCTGCCCTCGCCTCACTCGCCGCTGCCCCAGAGTCTGCCTCAGGCGCCCGCGTCCTCTCAGACTGCCTCTCAGGCGCTGGCGCCACCCTTGCCCCCTCCGCCGCCACCTCACCACGGCCCGCTGCCCCCCATGGCCCACCTGCAGGGCGGGCCGCCTCACCTGCCCCCGCACGGGCACCCAGCACACGGCATGCCCCCCCAGCCCTTCCCGCACTCGCAAGCTCAGGTGCCCCCCTCAGGCTCCCACCCAGGACAGCCTCAACCCTCCGCATTGTCCCAGCGAGAGAGGGAACGGGAACGGGAACGAGAGAGGGACCGAGaacgggagagggagagagaccggGATCGGGATCAGCAGCCGCCTTCCCACATGCCCCCGACGTCCCAGCCGTCGTCGCAGGGAGCCCCCCAGCCGCCCCGCGAGCAGCCGCTGCCCCCGGCGTCCATCTCTATGCCCCACATCAAGCCGCCCCCCACCACGCCCATCCCGCAGATGCCCAGCGCACCTTCCTCGCACAAGCACGCGCCGCACCTGGCCGCGCCGCCACCCTTCCCCCAGATGCCCTCAAACCTGCCGCCGCCGCCGGCGCTCAAGCCCCTCAGCTCGCTGTCCACCCACCACCCGCCCTCGGCGCACCCGCCCCCGCTGCAGCTCATGCCCCAGAGCCAGCAGCTGCAGCCGCCGCCCGCCCAGCCCCCCGTGCTCACGCAGTCCCAGAGCCTGCCCGCCTCAACTGGGCACGGGCCTCCGcaacctccccctctccctccgtcCGCAGCAgccgctgctgccgctgccgctgccgccgccgccgcctcgCACGGGCTGCCCTCCCAGCCGCCCTTCCCGCCTCACCCCTTCATCCCCGGGGGCTCGGCCGTGCTGCCCCCTTCTTCGGTGGTGCCGCCGCCCTCCTCCGCTGCCTCTATGCCCGGTCTGCCGCCTGTGGCCTCGTCCATCTCCATGCCGTTGCCTGCCTCGGTCAGCGCCAGCTTGCCGGGGCCCTCCTCTGTGGCGATGCCCGCCATTCAGATCAAGGAGGAGCCGCTGGATGAGGCCGAGGAGCCCGAGAGCCCGCCGCCTCCTCAGAGGAGCCCCTCGCCTGAACCCACCATCGTCAACACTCCCAGCCACGCCAGCCAGTCCGCAAG GTTCTACAAACATTTGGATCGGGGCTACAACACCTGCGCCAGGACCGACTTCTACTTCACTCCGCTGGCCTCGTCCAAGCTGGCGAAGAAACGCGAGGAGGCCCTGGAGAAGGCCAAGAGGGAGGCTGAGCAGAAGGCTCgcgaagagaaggagaaagagcgGGAGCGggagaaggagcgagagagggagcgcGAGCGAGAGAAGGAGGCCGAGAGAGCTGCG AAAGCCTCCAGCTCCTCTCACGAAGGCCGGATGAGCGAGCCGCCGATGCCCGGTCCCGCCCACATGCGCCCGTCCTTCGACGGCCCGCCGACCACCATCGCGGCCGTGCCGCCCTACATCGGGCCCGACACGCCGGCGCTGCGCACGCTGAGCGAGTACGCGCGGCCGCACGTCATGTCGCCCACCAACCGCAACCACCCGTTCTTCATGTCGCTCAACCCCAGCGACCCGCTGCTGGCCTACCACATGCCGGGCCTGTACAACGCCGACCCGGGGCTGCGCGAGCGCGAGCTGAGGGAGCGGGAGATGCGCGAGCGCGAGATCCGCGAGCGGGAGATGCGCGAGCGCATGAAGCCCGGCTTCGAGGTCAAGCCGCCCGAGCTGGAGGGCCTGCACCCGTCGGCCAACCCCATGGAGCACTTTGCGCGCCACGGCGCCGCCATCTCGCTGCCGCACATGGCCGGACCGCACCCCTTCGCCTCCTTCCACCCGGGCCTGAACCCGCTGGAGCGCGAGCGGTTGGCGCTGGCCGGCGCCGGCCCGCAGCTGCGGCCCGACATGACCTACCCGGAGCGGCTGGCGGCTGAGCGGCTGGCGGCCGAGCGCATGGCCTCAGTGGCCGCCAACGACCCCATTGCCCGGCTGCAGATGTTCAACGTCACGCCGCACCACCATCAGCATTCGCACATCCACTCGCACCTTCACCTGCACCAGCAGGATCCGCTCCACCAAG GTTCGGGGGCCCACCCGCTGGTCGACCCGCTCGCCGCCGGACCTCACCTGGCGCGCTTCCCCTACCCGCCCGGAGCCATCCCCAACGCCCTGCTGGGACAGCCTCCCCACGAGCACGAGATGCTGCGACATCCTGTGTTTG TGCGACACGGCTCTGCCCTGTGTATCCCTCCAGGCACACCATACCCTGCCCGTGACCTGCCAGGAGGTCTGCCTCCACACATGTCGGCAGCGCACCAGCTTCAGGCCATGCACGCACAGTCGGCAGAGCTCCAGAGGCTAGCCATGGAGCAGCAGTGGCTGCACGGACATCCACACATGCATGGGGGCCCGCTGCCTGGCCAGGAGGACTACTACAG CCGGTTGAAGAAAGAAAGTGATAAGCAGCTGTAA
- the rerea gene encoding arginine-glutamic acid dipeptide repeats protein isoform X7 produces MDDLFSPRRRLNSTQGEIRVGPSHQAKLPDLQPFPSPGGQSVTEKEELVWMPGVNDCDLLMYLRAARSMAAFAGMCDGGSTEDGCLAASRDDTTLNALNTLHESSYDAGKALQRLVKKPVPKLIEKCWSEDEVKRFIKGLRQYGKNFFRIRKDLLPNKETGELITFYYYWKKTPEAASSRAHRRHRRQPVFRRIKTRTASTPVNTPSRPPSSEFLDLSSASEDDFDSEDSEQELKGYACRHCFSTTSKDWHHGGRENILLCTDCRIHFKKYGELPPIEKPVDPPPFMFKPVKEEEDGLSGKHSMRTRRNRGSMSTLRSGRKKQTASPDGRASPTTEDLRSSGRTSPSAASTSSTDSKTDSMKKPTKKIKEEAPSPMKSAKRQREKGTSDTEESERASAKKSKTQELSRPDSPSEFEGEGEGESSDGRSVNDEGSSDPKDIDQDNRSSSPSIPSPRDNESDSDSSAQQHLQAQHPPVIQCQPGAMPSAAPNPQSSASALSSSSSSSSSATATVTPNPPTSVAPPALPPQVSPAGPPVPMPPQPPMPPTTGPLSLIQSAGAPSLHPQRLPSPHSPLPQSLPQAPASSQTASQALAPPLPPPPPPHHGPLPPMAHLQGGPPHLPPHGHPAHGMPPQPFPHSQAQVPPSGSHPGQPQPSALSQRERERERERERDRERERERDRDRDQQPPSHMPPTSQPSSQGAPQPPREQPLPPASISMPHIKPPPTTPIPQMPSAPSSHKHAPHLAAPPPFPQMPSNLPPPPALKPLSSLSTHHPPSAHPPPLQLMPQSQQLQPPPAQPPVLTQSQSLPASTGHGPPQPPPLPPSAAAAAAAAAAAAAASHGLPSQPPFPPHPFIPGGSAVLPPSSVVPPPSSAASMPGLPPVASSISMPLPASVSASLPGPSSVAMPAIQIKEEPLDEAEEPESPPPPQRSPSPEPTIVNTPSHASQSARFYKHLDRGYNTCARTDFYFTPLASSKLAKKREEALEKAKREAEQKAREEKEKEREREKEREREREREKEAERAAKASSSSHEGRMSEPPMPGPAHMRPSFDGPPTTIAAVPPYIGPDTPALRTLSEYARPHVMSPTNRNHPFFMSLNPSDPLLAYHMPGLYNADPGLRERELREREMREREIREREMRERMKPGFEVKPPELEGLHPSANPMEHFARHGAAISLPHMAGPHPFASFHPGLNPLERERLALAGAGPQLRPDMTYPERLAAERLAAERMASVAANDPIARLQMFNVTPHHHQHSHIHSHLHLHQQDPLHQGEGNSPTASPRPPPRMASSPRHANRSAQAILCGGGECLVCPPGSGAHPLVDPLAAGPHLARFPYPPGAIPNALLGQPPHEHEMLRHPVFVRHGSALCIPPGTPYPARDLPGGLPPHMSAAHQLQAMHAQSAELQRLAMEQQWLHGHPHMHGGPLPGQEDYYSRLKKESDKQL; encoded by the exons TCAACGACTGTGATCTGCTCATGTACCTTAGGGCAGCCAG gagCATGGCAGCGTTTGCGGGGATGTGTGACGGAGGTTCCACAGAGGATGGCTGCCTAGCTGCTTCCAGAGACGACACCACACTCAATGCGCTAAACACT CTGCACGAGAGTAGTTACGACGCTGGGAAGGCCCTGCAGCGGCTGGTCAAGAAGCCTGTGCCCAAACTCATCGAGAAGTGTTGGTCAGAGGACGAAGTG AAACGGTTCATTAAAGGACTGAGACAGTACGGCAAAAACTTCTTCAGGATTCGGAAAGACCTACTTCCCAACAAGGAAACG GGCGAACTGATCACGTTCTACTACTACTGGAAGAAGACGCCCGAGGCGGCCAGCTCACGAGCCCACCGCCGCCACCGAAGACAGCCCGTCTTCCGCCGCATCAAGACCCGGACCGCCTCCACGCCCGTCAACACTCCCTCACGCCCCCCCTCCAGCGAGTTTC TGGACCTGAGCTCAGCCAGTGAGGATGACTTTGACAGCGAGGACAGCGAACAGGAGCTGAAGGGCTACGCCTGCCGCCACTGTTTCTCCACCA CTTCTAAAGACTGGCACCACGGAGGCCGGGAGAACATCTTACTGTGCACCGACTGCCGGATCCACTTCAAGAAGTACGGCGAGCTACCACCCATCGAAAAGCCCGTGGACCCGCCTCCGTTCATGTTCAAACCCGtcaaagaggaagaggatgggCTCAGCGGCAAGCATAGCATGAGGACCCGACGCAACCGAGGCTCG ATGTCGACGCTACGAAGTGGCCGTAAGAAGCAGACAGCCAGCCCCGATGGCAGAGCCTCCCCCACCACCGAGGACCTGCGCTCCAGCGGACGCACCTCACCCAGCGCAGCGAGCACGTCCAGCACAGACAGCAAGACCGACTCCATGAAGAAACCcaccaag AAAATCAAGGAGGAAGCTCCATCGCCCATGAAGAGTGCCAAACGTCAGCGGGAGAAGGGCACCTCGGACACGGAGGAGTCGGAGAGGGCGAGCGCCAAGAAGTCGAAGACTCAG GAGCTAAGTCGACCGGACTCGCCATCGGAGTTcgagggagagggtgagggcGAGAGCTCAGACGGACGCAGTGTGAACGACGAGGGCAGCAGTGACCCCAAGGACATCGACCAGGACAACCGCAGCTCCTCGCCTAGCATCCCCAGCCCGCGCGACAACGAGAGCGACTCGGACTCGTCGGCCCAGCAGCACCTGCAGGCCCAGCACCCGCCCGTCATCCAGTGCCAGCCGGGCGCCATGCCCTCCGCCGCCCCCAACCCCCAATCATCCGCCTCCGCCTTGTCATCGTCCTCTTCTTCGTCTTCATCCGCGACAGCGACGGTCACTCCAAACCCCCCGACGTCAGTCGCGCCCCCAGCCTTACCTCCGCAGGTGTCCCCTGCCGGGCCTCCGGTGCCCATGCCCCCTCAGCCCCCCATGCCCCCCACGACGGGCCCACTCTCGCTCATCCAGTCGGCCGGCGCACCCTCACTCCACCCGCAGCGGCTGCCCTCGCCTCACTCGCCGCTGCCCCAGAGTCTGCCTCAGGCGCCCGCGTCCTCTCAGACTGCCTCTCAGGCGCTGGCGCCACCCTTGCCCCCTCCGCCGCCACCTCACCACGGCCCGCTGCCCCCCATGGCCCACCTGCAGGGCGGGCCGCCTCACCTGCCCCCGCACGGGCACCCAGCACACGGCATGCCCCCCCAGCCCTTCCCGCACTCGCAAGCTCAGGTGCCCCCCTCAGGCTCCCACCCAGGACAGCCTCAACCCTCCGCATTGTCCCAGCGAGAGAGGGAACGGGAACGGGAACGAGAGAGGGACCGAGaacgggagagggagagagaccggGATCGGGATCAGCAGCCGCCTTCCCACATGCCCCCGACGTCCCAGCCGTCGTCGCAGGGAGCCCCCCAGCCGCCCCGCGAGCAGCCGCTGCCCCCGGCGTCCATCTCTATGCCCCACATCAAGCCGCCCCCCACCACGCCCATCCCGCAGATGCCCAGCGCACCTTCCTCGCACAAGCACGCGCCGCACCTGGCCGCGCCGCCACCCTTCCCCCAGATGCCCTCAAACCTGCCGCCGCCGCCGGCGCTCAAGCCCCTCAGCTCGCTGTCCACCCACCACCCGCCCTCGGCGCACCCGCCCCCGCTGCAGCTCATGCCCCAGAGCCAGCAGCTGCAGCCGCCGCCCGCCCAGCCCCCCGTGCTCACGCAGTCCCAGAGCCTGCCCGCCTCAACTGGGCACGGGCCTCCGcaacctccccctctccctccgtcCGCAGCAgccgctgctgccgctgccgctgccgccgccgccgcctcgCACGGGCTGCCCTCCCAGCCGCCCTTCCCGCCTCACCCCTTCATCCCCGGGGGCTCGGCCGTGCTGCCCCCTTCTTCGGTGGTGCCGCCGCCCTCCTCCGCTGCCTCTATGCCCGGTCTGCCGCCTGTGGCCTCGTCCATCTCCATGCCGTTGCCTGCCTCGGTCAGCGCCAGCTTGCCGGGGCCCTCCTCTGTGGCGATGCCCGCCATTCAGATCAAGGAGGAGCCGCTGGATGAGGCCGAGGAGCCCGAGAGCCCGCCGCCTCCTCAGAGGAGCCCCTCGCCTGAACCCACCATCGTCAACACTCCCAGCCACGCCAGCCAGTCCGCAAG GTTCTACAAACATTTGGATCGGGGCTACAACACCTGCGCCAGGACCGACTTCTACTTCACTCCGCTGGCCTCGTCCAAGCTGGCGAAGAAACGCGAGGAGGCCCTGGAGAAGGCCAAGAGGGAGGCTGAGCAGAAGGCTCgcgaagagaaggagaaagagcgGGAGCGggagaaggagcgagagagggagcgcGAGCGAGAGAAGGAGGCCGAGAGAGCTGCG AAAGCCTCCAGCTCCTCTCACGAAGGCCGGATGAGCGAGCCGCCGATGCCCGGTCCCGCCCACATGCGCCCGTCCTTCGACGGCCCGCCGACCACCATCGCGGCCGTGCCGCCCTACATCGGGCCCGACACGCCGGCGCTGCGCACGCTGAGCGAGTACGCGCGGCCGCACGTCATGTCGCCCACCAACCGCAACCACCCGTTCTTCATGTCGCTCAACCCCAGCGACCCGCTGCTGGCCTACCACATGCCGGGCCTGTACAACGCCGACCCGGGGCTGCGCGAGCGCGAGCTGAGGGAGCGGGAGATGCGCGAGCGCGAGATCCGCGAGCGGGAGATGCGCGAGCGCATGAAGCCCGGCTTCGAGGTCAAGCCGCCCGAGCTGGAGGGCCTGCACCCGTCGGCCAACCCCATGGAGCACTTTGCGCGCCACGGCGCCGCCATCTCGCTGCCGCACATGGCCGGACCGCACCCCTTCGCCTCCTTCCACCCGGGCCTGAACCCGCTGGAGCGCGAGCGGTTGGCGCTGGCCGGCGCCGGCCCGCAGCTGCGGCCCGACATGACCTACCCGGAGCGGCTGGCGGCTGAGCGGCTGGCGGCCGAGCGCATGGCCTCAGTGGCCGCCAACGACCCCATTGCCCGGCTGCAGATGTTCAACGTCACGCCGCACCACCATCAGCATTCGCACATCCACTCGCACCTTCACCTGCACCAGCAGGATCCGCTCCACCAAGGTGAGGGCAACTCTCCGACCGCCAGCCCCCGCCCACCCCCACGCATGGCATCATCGCCCAGACACGCCAACCGCTCCGCTCAAGCAATTTTAT gtggtggtggtgaatgtCTTGTGTGTCCCCCAGGTTCGGGGGCCCACCCGCTGGTCGACCCGCTCGCCGCCGGACCTCACCTGGCGCGCTTCCCCTACCCGCCCGGAGCCATCCCCAACGCCCTGCTGGGACAGCCTCCCCACGAGCACGAGATGCTGCGACATCCTGTGTTTG TGCGACACGGCTCTGCCCTGTGTATCCCTCCAGGCACACCATACCCTGCCCGTGACCTGCCAGGAGGTCTGCCTCCACACATGTCGGCAGCGCACCAGCTTCAGGCCATGCACGCACAGTCGGCAGAGCTCCAGAGGCTAGCCATGGAGCAGCAGTGGCTGCACGGACATCCACACATGCATGGGGGCCCGCTGCCTGGCCAGGAGGACTACTACAG CCGGTTGAAGAAAGAAAGTGATAAGCAGCTGTAA